Within Anopheles nili chromosome 3, idAnoNiliSN_F5_01, whole genome shotgun sequence, the genomic segment GATCGTGCGAAAGGAAGACGCGAACAACTGCGCCGTGCGAGCGTCAAACCATCTGgaggtttcgtttcgttcggcgAAAATGCGAAACGGCGATTCGCGCACGGATCAAATGCGACCGCGATGGCTACGCAACGGTTGGCTTGACAACTTAAGCAATTGCGTCGAAGAAGCAAGCGTGCGCGGGTGGGAGAGTGAGCACGcgatgcagtaaaaaaaatggctccctttgagagtgtttgtttgtttacatccAACGGTACGACTTGGAGAtggcgcacgcacacatgcgcCGTGTGTACAAACGCGGGTCGAGAGTGCTGTGTTTGAGCAGGTGAGCCAACCCAACGATGTTCTCGTAGCTACGAAAGCCGTCACCACAGGcttcaaaatcaaattttatggTGGATGTACGAGATTTTAAGCGACATCTATTATTATTAATGAACAGAATATACAAGCTAACACAAAGAGCGGAAGGACTATGCGACTTTATGGGCAACAAGTTTGCGTATAAATGCCAAACCGTTTTTCAATATGGCAGCCAATAAGCAATGTGCGAGATGGCCCAGCCTTGTTACTTACTTATCACTATCGTAACGAATAAACGTCAAAAAATCCTGGAAAAACTTGATTTAAATCCACATTTTGCTCGAAACGTTTCGTACCGTTGGTAGAGTACAATTTGTATTGAAGTAGCATAGAAGATAATATATAACCGATATCTTGTATGATATATCTATGCCTTATgtttaaaaacatgttcataTCAGCGCAGAAATTAAGAACGATGTACAAAAAAGTTTCTAGATCAATGGTTTGAGCAAGTAATGATGTTTGATTCGGCGGGTTAACCATTCTCGCTTCAGTCTCCATACGAGAGAGTACATCAAtagttgtttttcaattactttttcatttattatttcacatACCAAAGCTTCTTGCTATTGTTCGCGtaaacacaacaaaagcaaTCACAATTTAACgaacgaaataaattaaactttcAATGATGCATTAGATTTGCAGAGCCGCAAACATGCTGTGCTGTATGCGATTTCTTGAAATCGGTGCCTTTGCCGTGATATCATATCATATCAACTGTAATGCAAGTCAATCACATATCATAAAACGAGGACTTTATCTTTTGAAACAGCTGTGTAATGCTTTCCAGAACATGCGTAAGCGCAGTAGACTTCTCTCAAGGCACATAAAGAATCACGACAATTTtgataataaatataaaatacgACGGATTTTACTTGGAATTTAAGCATCTTATATTTTAGCCGTTATTATAATTAAATCTATAGAAACATTTGTATGCACATTTTCTCGCTGTACCATCACGTATATCACGCAATTAATTAACTAAACCTAGCATGTAATGACTATCGTCCGTTTCGATATACAATTAAAATCTATACCCGGTTTTGTCATGAGCGGAAGGAGCACTTTCTGGCACGTGCACAAGGGTTACCGGGAAGTCAGCTAGTGCCGATGATAAGCCTCGTCTTATCAGTGAAGTATTTTACGTTCGCAATTAATCAGAGATGCCACTCCTTACGATTGTTAATTATTGCGTCAGCGCGGTCAATCGCGATTACGAGATAGACAAAGATGCACTTCAAACGTAAGGTCACCCACTCGACTAGCGCAATGCGGAACCGCAAAATACTATTTGTAACACTAAGTTTGATTtgcgtttagcacaccattacAGTTCCGTGACGTTGCGATCTGTGACGTCAGGCCCAGGGCGCGCGGTACTCTGCTCCACAACAATAACGGGAACATCGTCACTTTCACTGCTAATATCACTGATGTTCACGGTATGTTGATTGGACGGATGAAGGCGAGGCGAAGCAGGTTCTATGATCTGCTCTAGATTGCTTGCCAAGTCCTCAGCGTTTCGTTGGTGTCCGTTTTCGATCACACTATCATATGGAATGATGAAAATGCTATCGTTATCCTTCTCGAACACGAGCGAATCGTAGGTAGGTGGCGCAAACTGGCGATAGGacggtgccggtgttggtggCGCTGTTCTATCTTCGGTTGCTGGCTTCCGGGAGCGACAACGATGGCGATCAGCACAAGCCATTACCAAAAAGAACGCGATCAATGCGAAAAACGTAGCCAGGTACCAAATGAGAGTAATAACATCCATGACAGGCGATTCGGTAAATAGAACACGGTCATGCGTTGTTCCTGTGCTCTGGGTTGTTACATCTGCCGAAGGATTAGAAAGCGAGTTAGAAACAGGAGAAACTACGTATGTGGTGGATCCTCTGCATCTTACCTATCACGTCTTCGTTGGTAGTAACGGTAGCGTCGTCCCAGGTGAATTTGAACAACCCATCGATCTGCTCCGGGACCGTTACTGCCCGGCCAGGTACGGTTGGGATCGGTTCACTTCGCACGTTTCCGGTCACGAAAAGTGCTGaaatgcgaatgaaaatgtcCGTCACTAGGGGCAATGAAACATGATTCCATTTTTGCGCTAGCAGTACCTTATCTAGCAACCTCTTAATACTGTGATAAGCGAAAGTGTATCCAGGAAGCCGTGGGGTTTAAGTAGCTCGCgataaaaatcatcatcatccgacCGGAATACGTAGGCGAAAAGAGAATAAGTTGCACCGAAAATagtgaaacaaaattgcaGATTGTCGAGACCAAGGCCATGGAAAAGCCGGTAATCGTGGTACGAAACCACAGTGCACTAGTTACGCTCGTTTCCTCCATATTACACCTTTTCCATCGGATCACTTTCTGCAATTTGCGCCACATCAATTCGCAAATACTCGCTCAGCATGCAACAAATTGCATAAAATCTTCGCTGGACGATCAACATTCAAAAGCAATATGCTTATCTTCATTTAAGCCACGCAAGTGTAAATCTTTTGGTGGCTtcaaaaatgtgtgtttttttttaaatctgaTTATAAGCTGATTTAATCGACATAGTTTATTACACATCGGTTGGTTTAGGCTGTTTTCAAACTTACCGATTATCATGCAACATAAAAATCGCTTCCAGTGTCTTCTAGCCATCCCAGTTTGTAAAGTTGACATCAGCGTGTTCTCGATCAAAGTGTATCCCTAATATTCTGCTCTTTCGCAGCACGACGATCAGCTCCGTAGATATAATAATGTGGTTCGTTTTGGACAACATTGACACGCAAGTCATCGAAAAGTCACAGTAAGCAGAGATCCATCGCTGGCAGAGGTAGGCAGGAGCTAGGAATCACAACGACGGTTGACCATGGAGGTGCATTGAAATCGAAAGTTATTACACGCGATTAAATAAACCTTGCACGTAGCGCTTTGTTCTACGTCTAGCTGATCGAGTGCCGGCGAGACGACGCGAGAAGCAGTACAAGCGAGCTCAACTAGAATGGAGTCAAAGGCTTTCCATCTGCAAGGAACAGCTTTTTATACCTGGCGCCGAGATCGGGCCCACAAGGCCCGCTAGATAAAACAATAGCCGCTAAAGTGGGTGATTTTTCGCAGGCATTCGCGACAATAACAACGTTG encodes:
- the LOC128725264 gene encoding uncharacterized protein LOC128725264, producing MSTLQTGMARRHWKRFLCCMIIALFVTGNVRSEPIPTVPGRAVTVPEQIDGLFKFTWDDATVTTNEDVIDVTTQSTGTTHDRVLFTESPVMDVITLIWYLATFFALIAFFLVMACADRHRCRSRKPATEDRTAPPTPAPSYRQFAPPTYDSLVFEKDNDSIFIIPYDSVIENGHQRNAEDLASNLEQIIEPASPRLHPSNQHTVNISDISSESDDVPVIVVEQSTARPGPDVTDRNVTEL